A part of Pseudomonas lutea genomic DNA contains:
- a CDS encoding patatin-like phospholipase family protein produces the protein MTTSATEQLATHNASAVHPGVEPVTGLILSGGGARAAYQVGVLAGIADLLPVGAKNPFPVIVGTSAGAINAVKLASGAAEFRTAIHELTDFWQGFRSHQVLRSDWAGVIRQAARFFGRSLLGLGRKQVPVALLNSSPLKDLLTARLNLDGIEEAINARHLRAVAITAFGYESGQAVTFYQGKGTIDSWLRHRRIGLPTRLTVDHLLASSAIPLLFAPVKLGQEYFGDGAVRQSAPISPALHLGANRVLVVGVSGNPRGPGANPPVQRAVSGTQPSLAQISGHMLNSTFIDSLESDIELLERLNLVSRMLPAPGAPAPPTSSTSGHSLAPVEVLVISPSQPIDEIAARHRRELPPALRTFLRGPGATKTSGAGVLSYLLFESGYCSELIELGRRDALAQKDELMRFLRLD, from the coding sequence ATGACGACCAGCGCTACCGAACAACTAGCCACGCACAATGCCTCGGCCGTACACCCTGGCGTCGAGCCTGTTACCGGGCTGATTCTGTCCGGCGGCGGTGCCCGCGCGGCGTATCAGGTCGGGGTGCTGGCCGGCATCGCCGACTTGCTGCCGGTAGGAGCGAAGAATCCTTTTCCGGTGATCGTCGGCACCTCCGCCGGAGCAATCAATGCGGTAAAGCTCGCCAGTGGCGCCGCCGAATTTCGCACCGCCATCCACGAACTGACTGACTTCTGGCAAGGCTTTCGCAGCCATCAAGTGCTGCGCAGCGACTGGGCAGGTGTGATTCGGCAGGCAGCGCGATTTTTTGGTCGCAGCCTGTTGGGCCTCGGTCGAAAGCAGGTGCCGGTGGCGCTGCTCAACAGTTCGCCACTCAAGGACCTGCTGACCGCACGGCTCAACCTCGACGGCATCGAGGAAGCCATCAATGCCCGGCACCTGCGCGCCGTGGCGATCACGGCGTTTGGCTACGAGTCGGGGCAGGCCGTTACGTTTTATCAGGGCAAGGGCACAATCGATTCCTGGCTGCGCCACCGCCGGATTGGTTTGCCGACGCGGTTGACCGTTGATCATCTGCTCGCGAGCTCGGCGATACCCTTGCTGTTCGCCCCCGTGAAGCTGGGCCAGGAATATTTCGGCGACGGGGCGGTGCGGCAGTCAGCGCCCATCAGTCCGGCACTGCACCTTGGCGCAAACCGCGTGCTGGTGGTGGGTGTCAGCGGCAACCCGCGCGGCCCGGGTGCGAATCCGCCTGTTCAGCGTGCGGTCAGTGGCACGCAGCCAAGCCTGGCGCAGATCAGCGGACACATGCTCAACAGCACGTTCATTGATAGCCTGGAAAGCGACATTGAACTACTGGAGCGTCTGAATCTGGTGAGCCGCATGTTGCCGGCCCCCGGCGCGCCTGCGCCGCCAACGTCATCAACGTCAGGCCATTCGCTGGCACCGGTTGAGGTGCTGGTGATTTCCCCCAGCCAGCCGATTGATGAAATTGCCGCCCGCCACCGTCGTGAATTACCGCCAGCACTGCGCACGTTTCTGCGCGGCCCGGGCGCGACCAAGACCAGCGGGGCAGGGGTGCTCAGCTATTTGCTATTCGAATCGGGGTATTGCAGCGAACTGATCGAACTGGGCCGCCGCGATGCGCTGGCCCAGAAGGACGAATTGATGCGGTTCTTGCGTTTGGATTGA
- a CDS encoding lipid A biosynthesis lauroyl acyltransferase, producing the protein MDRPRFRAHFLHPRFWLLWLGLGLLWLIVQLPFRVLLVIGRALGWVMYYQATDRRIIAARNLELCFPQYSKAERKRLLKENFASTGIAFFEMAMSWWWSQPRLARLAHIEGLHHLKQAQLDGHGVILMALHFTTLEIGAALLGQQHTIDGMYREHKNALFDYVQRRGRERHNLDSIAVEREDVRGMIKQLRKGRAIWYAPDQDYGAKQSIFVPLFGIQAATVPATSKFAKLGHALVVPFTQERLADGSGYKLVIHPPLSDFPGESDEADCIRINQWVERAVTDCPEQYLWAHRRFKSRPPGEPKLYKKRG; encoded by the coding sequence ATGGATCGCCCGCGTTTTCGAGCTCATTTTCTTCATCCCCGCTTCTGGCTGCTCTGGCTGGGGCTGGGCTTGCTCTGGCTGATCGTGCAATTGCCGTTTCGCGTGCTGCTGGTGATCGGGCGAGCATTGGGCTGGGTCATGTACTACCAGGCAACCGACCGCCGGATCATCGCCGCGCGCAACCTTGAGCTGTGTTTCCCGCAGTATTCAAAGGCCGAGCGCAAGCGCCTCCTCAAAGAGAACTTTGCTTCAACCGGGATCGCATTTTTTGAAATGGCCATGAGCTGGTGGTGGAGCCAGCCGCGTCTCGCCCGGCTCGCGCACATCGAAGGCCTGCATCACCTGAAGCAGGCGCAGCTGGACGGGCACGGCGTGATTCTCATGGCGCTGCACTTCACGACACTGGAAATCGGCGCGGCGCTGCTCGGTCAACAGCACACCATCGACGGCATGTACCGGGAGCACAAAAACGCGCTGTTCGATTACGTTCAGCGGCGCGGTCGCGAACGCCATAACCTGGATTCCATCGCCGTCGAGCGCGAAGACGTGCGCGGCATGATCAAGCAACTGCGCAAAGGCCGCGCCATCTGGTACGCACCGGATCAGGATTACGGCGCCAAGCAAAGCATCTTCGTGCCGCTGTTCGGCATCCAGGCCGCCACCGTCCCGGCCACCAGCAAGTTTGCCAAGCTCGGACATGCGCTGGTTGTGCCGTTCACCCAAGAGCGCCTGGCCGATGGCAGCGGCTACAAGCTGGTGATTCATCCGCCGCTCAGCGATTTCCCCGGGGAGAGCGACGAGGCGGATTGCATTCGCATCAATCAATGGGTGGAGCGTGCCGTAACCGACTGCCCCGAGCAGTACTTGTGGGCACACCGGCGCTTCAAGAGTCGCCCGCCGGGTGAGCCGAAGCTGTATAAAAAGCGTGGCTGA
- the minC gene encoding septum site-determining protein MinC, giving the protein MSQIELQDKDPVFQLKGSMLAITVLELARNNLEALDRQLAAKVAQAPNFFSNTPLVLALDKLPPDEGAIDLPAMMRICRQHGLRTLAIRANRIEDIAAAISIDLPVLPPSGARERPLDPIEGEVKKKPEVIEKPPEPLIKPTKIITAPVRGGQQIYAQGSDLVVISSVSPGAELLADGNIHVYGPMRGRALAGIKGDTKARIFCQQMVAELISIAGQYKVSEDLRRDPLWGAGVQISLAGDVLNITRL; this is encoded by the coding sequence ATGAGCCAAATCGAATTGCAAGACAAGGACCCCGTGTTCCAGTTGAAGGGCAGCATGCTGGCCATCACTGTGCTGGAACTGGCCCGCAACAACCTCGAAGCGCTGGATCGTCAGTTGGCGGCAAAAGTCGCCCAGGCACCGAATTTTTTCAGCAATACACCGCTGGTGCTTGCGCTCGACAAGTTGCCGCCCGACGAAGGCGCGATAGATCTGCCCGCGATGATGCGCATCTGCCGCCAACACGGCCTGCGCACCCTGGCCATTCGCGCCAATCGCATCGAAGACATCGCCGCCGCCATCTCAATCGACCTGCCGGTGCTGCCGCCTTCAGGCGCACGCGAACGCCCGCTTGATCCGATCGAGGGTGAGGTCAAAAAGAAGCCGGAAGTCATCGAAAAGCCGCCGGAGCCGCTGATCAAGCCGACCAAGATCATCACCGCGCCCGTGCGCGGTGGTCAGCAGATCTATGCGCAGGGCTCGGACCTTGTGGTGATTTCCTCGGTCAGCCCCGGCGCCGAGCTGCTTGCCGACGGCAACATTCACGTCTACGGCCCGATGCGCGGCCGCGCGCTGGCAGGGATCAAGGGCGACACCAAGGCCCGTATTTTCTGCCAGCAGATGGTTGCCGAACTGATCTCCATCGCCGGCCAGTACAAGGTGTCCGAAGACCTGCGCAGGGATCCGCTGTGGGGCGCCGGTGTGCAAATCAGTCTGGCCGGGGACGTGTTGAACATCACCCGTCTTTAA
- the minD gene encoding septum site-determining protein MinD, translated as MAKILVVTSGKGGVGKTTTSAAIGTGLALRGHKTVIVDFDVGLRNLDLIMGCERRVVYDFVNVVNGEANLQQALIKDKKIEGLYVLAASQTRDKDALTKEGVEKVLMELKETFEYVVCDSPAGIETGAHLAMYFADEAIVVTNPEVSSVRDSDRMLGLLASKSRRAERGEDPIKEHLLLTRYNPERVSKGEMLGVEDVKEILAVTLLGVIPESQAVLKASNQGVPVILDDQSDAGQAYSDAVDRLLGKDREHRFLDVQKKGFFERLFGGN; from the coding sequence TTGGCCAAGATTCTCGTGGTTACATCCGGCAAGGGTGGTGTGGGCAAGACCACCACCAGCGCCGCCATCGGTACCGGTCTCGCATTGCGCGGCCACAAAACAGTTATCGTCGACTTCGACGTCGGCCTGCGTAACCTCGACCTGATCATGGGCTGTGAGCGTCGTGTCGTTTATGACTTCGTCAACGTGGTCAACGGCGAAGCCAACCTGCAGCAGGCGCTGATCAAGGACAAGAAGATCGAAGGTCTTTACGTCCTGGCCGCCAGCCAGACCCGTGACAAGGACGCGCTGACCAAGGAAGGCGTTGAAAAAGTCCTGATGGAACTCAAGGAAACCTTCGAGTACGTCGTGTGCGACTCCCCTGCCGGTATCGAGACGGGCGCGCATCTGGCCATGTATTTCGCCGATGAAGCCATCGTCGTCACCAACCCGGAAGTCTCTTCGGTACGTGACTCCGATCGCATGCTGGGCCTGCTGGCCAGCAAGTCCCGCCGCGCCGAGCGTGGCGAAGACCCGATCAAGGAGCACCTGCTCCTGACCCGCTACAATCCCGAGCGCGTCAGCAAGGGCGAGATGCTGGGCGTTGAAGACGTCAAGGAAATCCTCGCCGTCACCCTGCTGGGCGTGATCCCGGAGTCCCAGGCCGTGCTCAAGGCATCCAACCAGGGCGTGCCGGTCATCCTCGATGACCAGAGCGACGCCGGCCAGGCGTACAGCGATGCCGTTGACCGTCTGTTGGGCAAGGACCGTGAGCACCGCTTCCTGGACGTACAGAAAAAAGGATTTTTCGAACGCCTGTTCGGGGGTAACTGA
- the minE gene encoding cell division topological specificity factor MinE, with product MSIFDFFRANKKPSTASVAKERLQIIVAHERGQRSTPDYLPALQKELVEVIRKYVNIGNDDVHVALENDGSCSILELNITLPDR from the coding sequence ATGAGCATTTTTGACTTCTTTCGTGCCAACAAAAAGCCCAGCACCGCGTCGGTAGCGAAAGAGCGTCTACAGATCATCGTGGCGCACGAACGCGGCCAACGCAGCACCCCGGATTACCTGCCGGCCTTGCAGAAGGAACTGGTCGAGGTGATCCGCAAGTACGTCAACATCGGCAACGATGACGTGCATGTCGCCCTTGAAAACGACGGCAGCTGCTCGATTCTGGAACTCAACATTACCCTGCCTGATCGTTGA
- a CDS encoding RluA family pseudouridine synthase, producing the protein MPLSNVHILHQDDAVLVVNKPTLLLSVPGRADDNKDCLITRLQENGYPEARIVHRLDWETSGIILLARDADTHRELSRQFHDRETEKAYTALAWGQPELDSGSIDLPLRYDPPTKPRHVVDHEFGKHALTFWKVLERYDTHCRVELTPITGRSHQLRVHMLSIGHPLLGDGLYAHPEALAAYPRLCLHASMLAFTHPGTGERVRFECPAPF; encoded by the coding sequence ATGCCGCTGTCCAACGTTCATATCCTCCATCAGGACGACGCTGTCCTGGTGGTGAACAAGCCTACCCTGCTGCTTTCGGTCCCTGGTCGTGCTGACGACAACAAGGACTGTCTGATTACCCGTCTGCAGGAAAATGGCTACCCCGAGGCGCGAATCGTCCACCGGCTGGATTGGGAAACGTCCGGCATCATTTTGCTGGCCCGTGACGCCGACACCCACCGTGAGCTGTCTCGGCAGTTTCATGATCGCGAGACGGAGAAGGCCTACACGGCATTGGCTTGGGGTCAGCCAGAACTGGACAGCGGGAGCATTGATTTGCCGCTGCGTTACGATCCGCCGACCAAGCCGCGGCATGTGGTGGATCATGAGTTTGGCAAGCACGCGCTGACGTTCTGGAAGGTGCTGGAGCGGTATGACACGCATTGTCGGGTAGAGCTGACGCCGATTACGGGGCGGTCGCATCAGTTGCGGGTGCATATGTTGTCGATCGGGCATCCGTTGTTGGGCGACGGGTTGTATGCGCATCCCGAGGCGCTGGCGGCGTATCCGCGGTTGTGCCTGCATGCGAGCATGTTGGCGTTTACCCATCCGGGGACGGGCGAACGGGTTCGCTTTGAGTGTCCGGCGCCGTTTTGA
- a CDS encoding M18 family aminopeptidase, with translation MREELNQGLIDFLKASPTPFHATASLVQRLEGAGYQRLDEREPWYTETGGRYYVTRNDSSIVAFKLGRLSPLTGGIRLVGAHTDSPCLRVKPQPELQRQGFWQLGVEVYGGALLAPWFDRDLSLAGRVTFRRDGKVESQLIDFKLPIAIIPNLAIHLNRTANEGWPINAQNELPPILAQVAGDERADFRALLTDQLAREHGLNADVVLDYELSFYDTQSAAVIGLNGDFIAGARLDNLLSCFAGLQALLNADGDETCLLICTDHEEVGSTSACGADGPMLEQVLQRLLPDGDDYVRTIQKSLLISADNAHGVHPNYAEKHDANHGPKLNAGPVIKVNSNQRYATNSETAGFFRHLCMAEEVPVQSFVVRSDMACGSTIGPITAGHLGVRTVDIGLPTFAMHSIRELAGSQDLAHLVKVLSAFYASAELP, from the coding sequence ATGCGCGAAGAGCTGAACCAAGGCCTCATCGATTTCCTGAAGGCCTCCCCCACCCCCTTTCATGCCACCGCCAGCCTGGTTCAACGCCTCGAAGGCGCCGGCTATCAGCGCCTCGACGAACGAGAGCCCTGGTACACCGAAACCGGCGGCCGCTATTACGTCACCCGCAACGACTCATCCATCGTCGCATTCAAGCTGGGTCGCCTGTCGCCACTGACCGGCGGCATCCGCCTGGTGGGCGCCCACACCGACAGCCCATGCCTGCGCGTCAAGCCTCAACCCGAACTGCAACGCCAGGGTTTCTGGCAACTGGGCGTCGAAGTCTATGGCGGCGCCCTGCTCGCCCCCTGGTTTGACCGCGACCTCTCTCTCGCCGGCCGCGTCACCTTCCGCCGTGACGGCAAAGTCGAGAGCCAGCTCATCGACTTCAAACTGCCCATCGCGATCATTCCCAACCTCGCGATCCACTTGAACCGCACCGCCAATGAAGGCTGGCCGATCAACGCGCAGAACGAGCTGCCGCCGATCCTCGCCCAGGTCGCTGGCGACGAACGCGCCGACTTCCGTGCCCTGCTGACCGATCAACTGGCCCGCGAGCATGGGCTGAACGCCGACGTCGTGCTCGACTACGAGCTCAGCTTCTATGACACCCAAAGCGCTGCGGTCATCGGTCTCAACGGTGATTTCATCGCCGGCGCCCGGCTGGATAACCTGCTGTCTTGCTTCGCCGGCTTGCAGGCGCTGCTCAACGCAGACGGCGACGAAACCTGCCTGCTGATCTGCACCGACCACGAAGAAGTCGGCTCGACGTCCGCCTGCGGCGCTGACGGCCCGATGCTGGAACAAGTGCTGCAACGCCTGCTCCCGGACGGCGACGACTATGTGCGCACGATTCAGAAATCCCTGCTGATTTCGGCCGACAATGCCCACGGCGTACACCCCAACTACGCCGAGAAACACGACGCCAACCACGGCCCGAAACTTAATGCAGGGCCGGTAATCAAGGTCAACAGCAACCAGCGTTACGCGACCAACAGCGAAACCGCGGGCTTTTTCCGCCACCTGTGCATGGCTGAAGAGGTACCGGTGCAGAGCTTTGTGGTGCGCAGCGACATGGCCTGTGGTTCGACCATCGGTCCGATCACCGCAGGTCACCTCGGTGTGAGGACGGTCGACATCGGCCTGCCGACCTTTGCGATGCACTCGATCCGTGAGCTGGCTGGCAGTCAGGACCTTGCGCACCTGGTCAAGGTGCTGTCGGCGTTTTACGCCAGCGCCGAATTGCCTTAA
- a CDS encoding mechanosensitive ion channel family protein produces MTAPAQLSFLPRLLLLCLLALFPFALAQAAGLPSLLGGGDKAQPQAQEPLGQSLDEVITSLENEQQRSKLLDDLKKLRDATKKAQPTVEQGVLGLIGSSFAGLEKQFTGADSPLSRWGDEAALAQDEFMALMLPANQWWPIIWGFAVVLAIWGLLAAALIWLGHKVRLRFGLSAELPQHPRPSDMLRFALRKLGPWLVALVITVYLSYSLPPSLGRDLAMVLAYALVIGTLFSAVCVIAFSLLDGPHRHQALYILRHQAFRPLWWIGSFAAFGEALSDPRLVASLGVHLAHTAATLANVMAALSTGLFIVRFRRPIAHLIRNQPLARRLKRRALSDSIEVLGSFWYLPALVLVGVSLFATFFSAGDTSTALRQALICTVLLVLCMVINGLVRRHSLRPSHSHKRHALYSDRLKNFFYTVAHLFIWLVFIELGLRVWGLSLIRFAEGDGHDISIRLIGLAATLMFAWLVWILADTAIHHALTRSRKGLANTRAQTMMPLIRNVLFVTIFIIALIVALANMGMNVTPLLAGAGVIGLAIGFGAQSLVADLITGLFIIIEDSLAIDDYVDVGGHLGTVEGLTIRTVRLRDIDGIVHTIPFSEIKSIQNYSREFGYAIFRIAIPSNMNIDDALKMIRDVGQKMRTDPLQRRNIWSPLEIQGVESFESGNAILRARFKTAPIKQWEVSRAFNLSLKRYLDEAGMDLATPRLNVQVSTSGGSVSKVRGTRDDSPAN; encoded by the coding sequence GTGACTGCTCCCGCCCAACTGTCCTTTTTGCCGCGCCTGCTCCTGCTTTGCCTGTTGGCGTTATTTCCTTTTGCGCTGGCGCAGGCTGCCGGTCTGCCGAGTCTGCTCGGGGGTGGCGACAAGGCTCAGCCCCAGGCGCAAGAACCGTTGGGGCAGTCGCTGGACGAAGTCATCACTTCGCTCGAAAACGAGCAACAGCGCAGCAAACTGCTGGACGACCTGAAGAAGCTCCGCGACGCCACCAAAAAAGCGCAGCCAACCGTTGAACAGGGCGTGCTTGGGCTGATCGGCAGTTCGTTTGCCGGGCTGGAAAAGCAGTTCACCGGCGCCGACAGCCCGCTCAGTCGCTGGGGGGATGAGGCCGCTCTGGCGCAGGATGAGTTCATGGCGCTGATGCTGCCCGCCAATCAGTGGTGGCCAATCATCTGGGGCTTTGCCGTCGTGCTGGCCATATGGGGCCTGCTGGCGGCGGCATTGATCTGGCTAGGCCATAAGGTGCGTCTGCGTTTCGGCCTTTCTGCCGAGCTGCCGCAACACCCGCGCCCTTCCGACATGCTGCGATTTGCCCTGCGCAAGCTCGGACCCTGGCTGGTGGCGCTGGTGATCACGGTTTATCTCAGCTACTCGCTGCCGCCGTCACTTGGCCGGGATCTGGCGATGGTGCTGGCCTACGCGCTGGTCATCGGCACGCTGTTCTCTGCAGTCTGCGTGATTGCGTTTTCGCTGCTGGACGGCCCACACCGGCATCAGGCGCTGTACATTCTGCGTCATCAGGCTTTCCGGCCCTTGTGGTGGATCGGCAGTTTTGCAGCGTTCGGCGAAGCGCTCAGCGATCCGCGTCTGGTGGCCAGCCTCGGGGTGCATCTGGCGCACACCGCAGCAACCCTGGCGAATGTCATGGCGGCGCTGTCGACCGGCTTGTTCATCGTGCGTTTTCGCCGCCCGATTGCCCATTTGATTCGTAACCAGCCACTGGCCCGCCGCCTCAAACGTCGCGCACTGAGCGACAGCATCGAGGTCCTGGGCAGCTTCTGGTACCTGCCGGCACTGGTCCTGGTGGGCGTATCGCTGTTTGCCACGTTCTTTTCTGCCGGCGATACCAGCACGGCATTACGTCAGGCGCTGATCTGTACCGTACTGCTGGTGCTGTGCATGGTGATCAACGGATTGGTGCGGCGGCATTCGCTGCGGCCAAGCCACAGTCACAAGCGGCATGCGCTGTATTCGGATCGCCTGAAAAACTTTTTCTACACCGTCGCGCACCTGTTCATCTGGCTGGTGTTCATCGAGTTGGGCCTGCGTGTGTGGGGGCTTTCGCTGATTCGCTTCGCTGAAGGCGATGGCCACGACATCAGCATCCGGCTCATCGGCCTGGCCGCCACGCTGATGTTTGCCTGGCTGGTCTGGATCCTGGCGGACACGGCCATTCACCATGCCCTCACCCGCTCGCGCAAAGGTCTGGCCAACACCCGCGCACAGACCATGATGCCGCTGATCCGCAACGTCCTGTTCGTCACCATTTTCATCATCGCGCTGATTGTCGCGCTCGCGAACATGGGCATGAACGTGACGCCGCTGCTGGCCGGTGCCGGCGTGATCGGCCTGGCCATCGGTTTCGGCGCGCAATCACTGGTGGCTGACCTGATCACCGGGCTGTTCATCATCATCGAAGACTCCCTGGCCATCGACGACTATGTCGATGTCGGCGGGCACCTGGGGACGGTGGAAGGGTTGACCATCCGCACGGTGCGGCTGCGCGACATCGACGGGATCGTGCACACCATCCCGTTCAGCGAAATCAAAAGCATCCAGAACTACTCGCGCGAGTTCGGCTACGCCATTTTCCGCATCGCGATTCCGTCGAACATGAACATCGACGACGCGTTGAAGATGATCCGCGACGTCGGCCAGAAGATGCGCACCGACCCCCTGCAACGACGCAATATCTGGTCACCGCTGGAGATTCAGGGCGTTGAGAGTTTCGAATCCGGGAATGCCATCCTGCGTGCGCGCTTCAAGACCGCGCCGATCAAGCAATGGGAAGTGTCGCGGGCGTTCAACCTGTCGCTCAAGCGTTACCTGGACGAAGCCGGAATGGATCTGGCGACGCCGCGCCTGAACGTGCAGGTCAGCACCAGCGGCGGCAGCGTGAGCAAGGTGCGTGGCACCCGAGATGATTCACCAGCCAATTAA
- a CDS encoding glycine betaine ABC transporter substrate-binding protein, producing MDAYSPYKKKRIGWLAASAMMAVSLLGHAAEQPPVRIGWVNWSDTEITVKLANLVLEDQLKQPVKLVMADIGIQFQAMANGNIDLIPMVWLPGTHKAFYDKYKDKLEDLGVLYEGRIGMAVPDIVPASEVASLSDLNKPGIAEKFDGKILTSEVGNGQYKLTEKVINDKKIVGYKMVASSESGMLSELDRNLKRGKWSLVNAWSPHWMFAKYPLRYLDDPEHLFGGTEQIHVVARKGFSEQYPKVARFFSRFSIPQADLQAMMSEARQSGNSSEKVVAAYYAANKPKFVAMVEGNETAANNL from the coding sequence ATGGATGCTTATTCGCCGTATAAGAAAAAACGTATTGGTTGGTTGGCAGCGAGTGCCATGATGGCTGTAAGCCTGCTGGGGCACGCTGCGGAACAGCCGCCCGTGCGCATCGGGTGGGTGAATTGGTCAGACACGGAAATCACCGTGAAGCTGGCCAACCTGGTACTTGAGGATCAGCTGAAACAACCGGTCAAGCTGGTCATGGCTGACATCGGTATTCAGTTCCAGGCCATGGCCAACGGCAACATCGACCTTATCCCGATGGTGTGGTTGCCGGGCACACACAAGGCCTTCTACGACAAGTACAAGGATAAGCTCGAAGATTTAGGCGTGCTGTATGAAGGCCGCATCGGTATGGCCGTCCCGGACATTGTGCCGGCCAGCGAAGTGGCAAGCCTGTCGGATCTGAACAAGCCGGGCATCGCGGAAAAATTCGACGGCAAGATTCTCACGTCTGAAGTCGGTAACGGTCAGTACAAACTGACCGAGAAAGTCATCAACGATAAGAAGATAGTCGGCTACAAGATGGTGGCATCTTCAGAAAGCGGCATGCTGAGCGAACTGGACCGCAACCTCAAACGCGGGAAGTGGTCCCTGGTCAACGCCTGGAGTCCGCACTGGATGTTTGCCAAGTATCCGCTGCGTTATCTGGATGATCCGGAGCACCTGTTTGGCGGCACCGAGCAGATCCATGTCGTTGCCCGCAAAGGTTTCAGCGAGCAATACCCGAAGGTGGCGCGGTTCTTCTCTCGCTTTTCTATCCCCCAGGCTGACCTCCAGGCAATGATGTCCGAGGCGCGGCAGTCAGGTAATTCATCCGAGAAAGTCGTCGCCGCTTACTACGCCGCGAACAAACCGAAGTTTGTGGCTATGGTTGAAGGCAACGAGACGGCGGCGAACAATCTTTAA